CTGCATCAAAATTATTGATGTACTCCACGAAATTTTTTGTCCTACAAGCGAATGAGTAGCTTTATGAAAATGACACCAGCAAGCCTTGTCGACCATGCTCGCCAAGAAATCAATGAAATTAGTATTGAGCAATGGCAGCAAAATGCAGAAGACTTTCTAGTCATCGATGTTAGAGATGTAAACGAGCTAGACAAAGGACAACTACCAAGCGCCAGCCATATTTCTCGAGGTTTATTAGAATTTCAAATATTGAATCACCCAAAGCTTGCTAAATTAACCGATGCAGAAAAAGCAGCAGCAAATATTTTACTTTATTGCCAGTCAGGTGGGCGCTCAGCGCTTGCTGCTCAATCACTTATGAATATGGGCTTTAATAATGTAAGTTCACTTGCGGGAGGCTATAACGAATGGTTGAAGTTAACAGCCAAGTAATCGTCAGCGCTCTCTCTGGT
The nucleotide sequence above comes from Thalassotalea euphylliae. Encoded proteins:
- a CDS encoding rhodanese-like domain-containing protein, whose protein sequence is MKMTPASLVDHARQEINEISIEQWQQNAEDFLVIDVRDVNELDKGQLPSASHISRGLLEFQILNHPKLAKLTDAEKAAANILLYCQSGGRSALAAQSLMNMGFNNVSSLAGGYNEWLKLTAK